The DNA window GGGCGTGCCGTACACCCCCCTCGCGGCGACCGGCATCGACTGGTCCGAGATCCACGCGGTCCGTCTGCTCGGCGTCGCTCTGGCCGTCCTCTTCCTGCTCTGGGCGATCCGCCGCATGTTCGGCGGCAAATAGGGGTAACGGGCGGCCCATGCGCATCGGATACTTCCTGTCGAGCGAGGAGTACTCGCCGGCCGAGCTGATCGAACAGGCCAAGGGCGCGGAGCGGGCCGGTTTCTCGGCCCTGTGGATCTCCGACCACTACCACCCGTGGGTGGACGCCCAGGGGCAGAGCGCCTTCGTCTGGTCCATGATCGGCGCACTCAGCCAGGCCACCGGCCTCGACATCACCACCGCGGTCACCTGCCCGACCGTCCGCATCCACCCGGCGGTGATCGCCCAGGCCGCGGCCACCAGCGCGGTGCTCACCGGCGGCCGGTTCCGGCTCGGCGTCGGCACCGGCGAGGCCCTCAACGAGCACATCTTCGGTGACGCCTGGCCCGAGGCCGACGTCCGGCTGGAGATGCTGGAGGAGGCCGTCGAGATCATGCGCGAGCTCTGGAAGGGCGGCGTCGTCTCGTACCGGGGCAAGCACTACACGGTCGAGAACGCCCGGGTCTACACCCTGCCGGAGAAGCCGGTCGAGATCCTGGTCTCCGGGTTCGGGCCGAAGGCGATCGAGGTGGCGGCCCGGATCGGCGAGGGCTACGTCAGCACGATGCCGGACGGCGACATGGTCAAGCAGTTCCGCTCGCAGGGCGGTGGCGACCGGACCTGCCAGGCCGGGTTCAAGGCCGCGTTCGCCGAGAGCGAGGACGAGGGCGCCCGGATCGCGTACGAGAAGTGGCCGAACGCGGGCGTGCCCGGCGAGCTCTCCCAGGTGCTCCCCTCGCCCAAGCACTTCGAGCAGGCGTCGCAGCTGGTCACGCCGGACATGCTCAAGGAGAGCTTCGTCTGCGGCAACGACCCGGAGAAGCACCTCGAGATGATCAAGAAGTACGCCGACGCCGGCTTCGACGAGATCTACGTGGCCAACACCGGGCCGCACTACCAGGGCCTCTTCGACCTGTACGCCCGCGAGATCCTGCCGAAGCTCGCATGAGACTGGACATCCCCGTCTACGGGCCGCGGCTGCGCAAGGTCGCCCGCAAGCACTTCGGGTGGCCGTCGCTGCGGCCCGGGCAGTTCAAGCCGATGCGTGCCGTGCTGCGCCGCAACGACGCGCTCGTTGTCCTGCCCACCGGCGCCGGCAAGTCGGCGATCTATCAGATCCCGGCCGTGCTGCTGCCCGGCCCGACCGTCGTGATCTCGCCGCTGCTCGCCCTGCAGCAGGATCAGATCGCCGCACTCAACGAGCGGGACGACCCGAAGATCCGTGCGGTCCGGGTGAGCTCGGCCGAGACACCGGCACAGCAGCGCGAGGCGATCGAGGAGATCCGCGACGGCCGGGCTGAGTTCCTGTTCATCACGCCGGAGCAGCTCAGCGACCCCGAGCGGCTCGCCGAGGTGCGCGCGCTCGAGCCCGGCCTGGTCGCCGTCGACGAGGCGCACTGCATCTCGGCCTGGGGCCACGACTTCCGGCCCGACTACCTCGCCCTCGGCGACATGATCAAGCAGCTCGGGCGGCCGCCGGTCCTGGCGCTCACCGCGACCGCGTCACCGCCGGTCCGCGACGACATCATCGCGCGGCTGCGGCTGCGCGACCCCGAGATCCACGTGTCCGGCCTGGACCGGCGCAACCTGTTCCTCGAGGTCGCCTACTGCCCCGACGAGGACTACCGGTGGCGGCGCCTCACCACCATGCTCGACGTGGAGCAGCGGCCGGGCATCATCTACGTGCCGACCCGCCGGGCCGCCGAGGAACTCGCCGGGCGGCTCACCGAGGCCGGATACCCCGCCGAGTTCTACCACGGCGGGATGGCCGCGGGCCTGCGCGAGCAGCGGCACCGCGACTTCACCGACGACAAGGTCGACATCATGGTGGCGACCTCGGCGTTCGGCATGGGCATCGACAAGCCGAACATCCGCTGGGTCGCGCACGTGGCGCTGCCGGACTCCCCGGACAGCTACTTCCAGGAGATCGGCCGAGCCGGCCGGGACGGCGAACCGGGCCGTGCCGTCCTGCTCTGGCGCTCCGAGGACGAGGCCATCCAGCGCTTCTTCAACGGCGGCTCGCCGGATGCGGACGAATTGCAGGAGCTCGCCGCGGCCCTGCACCAGGGCCCGCAGACGAAGACCGCGCTGCAGAAGGCGACCGGGCTCGGCCCGCGCAAGATCGGGCAGTACCTGAACCTTCTGGAACAGGTGGGCGCGGTGCGGACCGGCGCCCGCAACAAGCTGACCGTGCCCGCGCGGGCGCCGCTGCCGGCGGAGGCCGCCGAGGCCGCGATCGAGGAGTACGAGCGCCAGCAGCTGGTGGTCGGCTCGCGAACTGACATGATGCGCGCCTTCGCACAATCCCGGCAGTGCCGCACCGAGACGCTGCTCGCCTACTTCGGCGAGGACCAGAAGCGCCCGTGCGGCCACTGCGACAACTGCGCCGACGGCAGCGCCGCCGAGGTCGACGCGGCGGAGGAGGAGGGCCCGTTCCCGGTGCACAGCCACGTCCGGCACGGCGAGTGGGGCACCGGCATGGTGATGAACTACGAGGAGGAGAGGATGACCGTCCTCTTCGACACCGTCGGTTACAAGACCCTGTCCGTCCCCGTCGTGGTCGAGCAGAAGCTTCTGGAGCCGGCGTAGCACGCGCGGATTTCCGGACATGCGGACATGTACCGAGCACCCGCGGCTCGAGCCCGCCGTCGCGGATCTGCTGCGGTAGTCACTCCGGCCAGAACTGCAGCAGATAGCGCTCGACGCCGCGCAACTCCACATCCGGCGCAGGAGTGGACGCCAGCAGCTCGGCGCGCCCGGTGACATAGGCGCGAACCCGGTAGGCGCCCGCCGCACCGACCGTGATGTCGTCGGCGTCCTCCGCGTCGACCAGCGGGTTGATCTCCAGCCAGCCGCTGTCCAGCAGCACCTTCGCCTCCTCGGGATCGCCCCAGCCGTCGGCGGGCGGCGGCTCGGCGCTCCAGGCCTCCACGGTGACGGCGGCGACGTGGTGGCGGGTGGACGCGCTCACCACGGTGATCATGTTGCGGCCGGCCTGCAGCCAGGAGGCGGGGTCCGGGCCGGCGTGCTGGTCGCCGCTGTCGTCGATGAGGTCGAAGGTGCCGTGGTCGACCAGGACCTCGGTCTCCAGCCGCTCGATCAGGTCGGGCATCGAAGCTCCTTTCTCCGCCGCCTCCGGTCACCTGAACAGGGCTGGAGGTCCCTACCGGGCAGCGCCGGGCCGGACCAGGCTGGCACAGGTGGATCAACGAACTGAAGTCACCACGAAGGACCGGCGTGGTGTGCGGGTCCCCCGGCACGATAGCGGCGACCGCCCGTTCATCGTGATCTGGGAGGCGACGCAGGCGTGCCCGCTGGCCTGCCTGCACTGCCGCGCGTCGGCGCGCCCGCTGCGGGACGCCGGTGAGCTGTCCACCGCCGAGGCGGCCGGGCTGATGGCCCAGGTCGCCGCGTTCGGCAGACCGGCGCCGCTGTTCGTCATCACCGGCGGGGACCCGTTCCAGCGGCCCGATCTGGCGGAGCTGGTCCGGCGCGGCACGGAACTGGGGCTGACCGTGTCGGTCTCCCCGTCGGGGACGCCGACGCTGACCAGGGACGCGCTCGCCGAGCTGCGGGACGCCGGCGCCCGGGCGATCTCGTTGAGTGTGGACGCCGCCGGTCCGGCCGCCCACGACGGCTTCCGGGGCGTCGGCGGGGTCTTCGCGCTGACCGTGCGGGCCTGGCGGGACGCGTCCGAACTCGGCCTGAAGGTGCAGATCAACACCACCGTCACCCGGGACACCGTGATGGAGCTGCCCGATATCGCCACGCTGATCCGGGATCGCGGCGCGATGCTGTGGAGCGTCTTCTTCCTGGTGGCGACCGGCCGGGGACGCGCCCTGGCGGGCCTGGACGCCGCCGGGACCGAGGACGTGCTGCACGCGCTGTACGACCTCGGCGAGACGGTGCCGGTGAAGACCACCGAGGCACACCACTTCCGCCGGGTCTGCCTGCAGCGGCAGATCCTGGAACGGCACGGGGTGCCGGCGGCGGACGCGCTCGGGCTGGGGCCGCTGTATCACCGGCTCCGGCAGCGGTTCGAGGAACGGGGGTTGTTCGCCGAGACGCGGCGGGTGCGCCGCCCGCCTCTGCGGGTCAGCGCCGGCAACGGGTTCGTGTTCGTGTCGCACCGCGGCGACGTACACCCGAGTGGTTTTCTTCCGGTGCCGGCCGGCAACGTCCGCGAGCAGCCACTGACGCGCATCTACCGGACCGCGCCGCTCTTCACCGGGCTGCGCGACACCGAGTCGCTGCGGGGCCGGTGCGGCGCGTGCGAGTTCCGCGAGGTGTGCGGCGGATCCCGGGCCCGGGCGTACGCGACGACCGGCGACGTGTACGCGGAGGAGCCCGCCTGCGGATATCAGCCGGGCTCGTTCCCCTACCCCGACGACCTGGCGGCCCTGGGCTTTGGTCCGTCCCGATCATGGTCGCCGGACCCTGCCCGTGACGGATCCGCTGCCGCACGCTGAGCCGCATGCTCTCTCTTGTCCTCAGCCTGCTCGCCCTGGTCCTGATCCTCGCCGGTCTCGTCATGATCGCCCAAGGCTGGGCGGGACGCCGTGACGTCGGCCGGGAACTGGCGCGGCAGCACATCAGTTTCCCGGCCGGCGACCGGCTCCCCGCCGGCCTGGCCCGGTTCGCCGGCGCCGACGTGCGCACCGGCGTGCAGGCCCGCGCCTACTCCGAGATGATCGCCGCCAACGTCGCGAAGGCCACCGGCGGCCGCAGCTACGCGGAGATCGCCGACGAGTGCATGAGGGCCGGCCACGACGAGAAGCTGGCCCGGCTGCGGGAGACCGCGTTCATGGGGCAGAGCCTGCGCGGCGCGCTTCTCGGCGCCTACCAGGCGTGGCAGGTCACGCTGCTGGTGATGGGTCTCGGCGCGCTGTTCCTGACGGTGGGAGCGGCGTTCCTGGCGGTCACCCTCCAACTGGGATGAGTCCGGTCATCCGGACCTTCACGCCGCGGTCGCGCCACCGGCCCCGGCTGCCGAGGGTGGCCCGGGACCTTCGTCCCGCCGGACCGGTGACCTCCGGCAGACGCCGGCGCGTGGCTGATCATGGGCCAATGGGGACATGGGAAATGCCGCGTCGCGCGTGCCGGTCGCCTGGCGGCTACCGGTCCTGCTGGCCGGCGGGCTCGCGCTGATCGCCGGCCTGTATGCCGGGTTGCTGCTGCTGGCCGTGCCGATGCCGGCCCCGGTCGGCTCGCTGGAGCGGGTGCACGGGCCGGTGATGGTGTTCGGGTTCGCCGGCACGCTGATCGGGCTGGAGCGGGCGGTCGCCCTCGGCGCCCGATGGGCGTTGCTCGGCCCGGCCTGCTCCGGCGCGGGCGCCATCGTGCTGATCATCGACGGCCCCGGACCCATCGGGTACGGCCTGATGATGCTCGCCGCGACCATCCTGCTCGTCGTCTACCGCTCGTTGTGGCAGCGGCAGCCCGGCATCGCGCTGCTCGCCCAGGTCGCCGGGGCGTTCGCCTGGTACGCGTCGACGCTGCTGTTGCTGGCCGGCTTCACCGTCGCCGAGACGGTGCCCTGGCTGGCCGTGTTCGTGATCGCCACGATCGCTGGAGAACGGCTGGAGCTGGCGCACGTCGGGCTGCGCGCCGCGAACGCCCCGCAGCTGCTGCTCGCCGCGCTG is part of the Actinoplanes missouriensis 431 genome and encodes:
- a CDS encoding TIGR03557 family F420-dependent LLM class oxidoreductase; this encodes MRIGYFLSSEEYSPAELIEQAKGAERAGFSALWISDHYHPWVDAQGQSAFVWSMIGALSQATGLDITTAVTCPTVRIHPAVIAQAAATSAVLTGGRFRLGVGTGEALNEHIFGDAWPEADVRLEMLEEAVEIMRELWKGGVVSYRGKHYTVENARVYTLPEKPVEILVSGFGPKAIEVAARIGEGYVSTMPDGDMVKQFRSQGGGDRTCQAGFKAAFAESEDEGARIAYEKWPNAGVPGELSQVLPSPKHFEQASQLVTPDMLKESFVCGNDPEKHLEMIKKYADAGFDEIYVANTGPHYQGLFDLYAREILPKLA
- a CDS encoding RecQ family ATP-dependent DNA helicase, with translation MRLDIPVYGPRLRKVARKHFGWPSLRPGQFKPMRAVLRRNDALVVLPTGAGKSAIYQIPAVLLPGPTVVISPLLALQQDQIAALNERDDPKIRAVRVSSAETPAQQREAIEEIRDGRAEFLFITPEQLSDPERLAEVRALEPGLVAVDEAHCISAWGHDFRPDYLALGDMIKQLGRPPVLALTATASPPVRDDIIARLRLRDPEIHVSGLDRRNLFLEVAYCPDEDYRWRRLTTMLDVEQRPGIIYVPTRRAAEELAGRLTEAGYPAEFYHGGMAAGLREQRHRDFTDDKVDIMVATSAFGMGIDKPNIRWVAHVALPDSPDSYFQEIGRAGRDGEPGRAVLLWRSEDEAIQRFFNGGSPDADELQELAAALHQGPQTKTALQKATGLGPRKIGQYLNLLEQVGAVRTGARNKLTVPARAPLPAEAAEAAIEEYERQQLVVGSRTDMMRAFAQSRQCRTETLLAYFGEDQKRPCGHCDNCADGSAAEVDAAEEEGPFPVHSHVRHGEWGTGMVMNYEEERMTVLFDTVGYKTLSVPVVVEQKLLEPA
- a CDS encoding TIGR04053 family radical SAM/SPASM domain-containing protein; amino-acid sequence: MDQRTEVTTKDRRGVRVPRHDSGDRPFIVIWEATQACPLACLHCRASARPLRDAGELSTAEAAGLMAQVAAFGRPAPLFVITGGDPFQRPDLAELVRRGTELGLTVSVSPSGTPTLTRDALAELRDAGARAISLSVDAAGPAAHDGFRGVGGVFALTVRAWRDASELGLKVQINTTVTRDTVMELPDIATLIRDRGAMLWSVFFLVATGRGRALAGLDAAGTEDVLHALYDLGETVPVKTTEAHHFRRVCLQRQILERHGVPAADALGLGPLYHRLRQRFEERGLFAETRRVRRPPLRVSAGNGFVFVSHRGDVHPSGFLPVPAGNVREQPLTRIYRTAPLFTGLRDTESLRGRCGACEFREVCGGSRARAYATTGDVYAEEPACGYQPGSFPYPDDLAALGFGPSRSWSPDPARDGSAAAR